In a single window of the Alosa sapidissima isolate fAloSap1 chromosome 18, fAloSap1.pri, whole genome shotgun sequence genome:
- the LOC121689693 gene encoding uncharacterized protein DDB_G0271670-like: MNSNLKQWKPGVLQSTHRADYKPFTEASLQLYQFRCQPQKKLNPPFYATPPPKIDKDTWTKYRKYCYRTTNSVYGSSSFTQRGKSLVVSVLDKEREEPKRNQAANSAANAKPSATPPRAGCQDTTVPPAEGSKLTAWASPPATSASQTSSSSSSGPPTGLSSASSPSASTLTTTTTTTPTPPPPAQQSHSCATPATACPTSSHIKEAWRSDTAPAKEAAPVAKETAKATDKLPQIGSGEGGAAQLQEQTERPKTIAYEDFLSDMCHSVRLESLLNQRFASQTATILKGSQPNYTTSYRESFHNLQQDKKPKVKLPKPETKQRHQYLVSEYADKFGLLQRAFPPRMSLNIAPVKVPRPQVASQRTDPLPQRFLCSEYMASFRHPITMARPKTC, translated from the exons ATGAATTCCAACTTGAAACAATGGAAG CCGGGAGTGCTGCAGAGCACCCACAGGGCGGACTACAAGCCCTTCACTGAGGCCTCGCTGCAGCTGTACCAGTTCCGCTGCCAACCGCAGAAGAAGCTCAACCCGCCCTTCTATGCCACCCCGCCACCTAAG ATTGATAAGGACACGTGGACCAAGTACCGCAAATACTGCTACAGGACCACCAACAGTGTCTATGGAAGCTCCTCTTTCACTCAG AGGGGGAAGTCCCTAGTGGTCTCTGTCCTGGACAAAGAGCGTGAGGAGCCAAAACGGAACCAGGCGGCCAACTCAGCTGCCAATGCGAAACCCTCTGCCACTCCCCCTCGAGCAGGGTGCCAGGACACCACGGTGCCCCCTGCCGAGGGGAGCAAACTGACCGCTTGGGCCTCCCCACCCGCCACCTCCGCATCCCAGAcctcctcgtcctcttcctccgGCCCCCCCACCGGCCTCTCGTCGGCTTCGTCTCCCTCAGCCTCCacgctcaccaccaccaccaccaccacccccacccccccgcctcCTGCCCAGCAGTCCCACAGCTGTGCTACCCCCGCCACAGCCTGCCCTACTAGCAGCCACATCAAAGAGGCATGGAGGTCAGACACCGCTCCGGCAAAGGAGGCTGCACCAGTTGCCAAGGAGACTGCGAAGGCCACGGACAAGCTGCCACAGATTGGCAGTGGAGAAG gtGGTGCGGCTCAGCTGCAGGAGCAAACAGAGAGGCCCAAGACCATCGCCTACGAGGACTTCCTGTCGGACATGTGCCACTCGGTCCGTCTGGAGAGTCTGCTTAATCAGCGTTTCGCTTCGCAGACCGCCACCATCCTCAAAG GGAGTCAGCCAAACTACACCACCAGCTACAGGGAGAGTTTCCACAACCTCCAGCAGGACAAGAAGCCCAAAGTCAAGCTCCCTAAACCTGAAACAAAACAACG GCATCAGTACTTGGTGTCGGAGTATGCAGACAAGTTTGGCCTCCTACAGCGGGCATTTCCTCCAAGAATGTCCCTTAACATCGCTCCGGTCAAAGTGCCACGCCCACAGGTAGCCAGCCAACGCACGGACCCTCTGCCACAGAGGTTCCTGTGTTCTGAATACATGGCTAGTTTCCGCCACCCG ATCACCATGGCCAGGCCAAAGACATGCTGA
- the LOC121690231 gene encoding polyadenylate-binding protein-interacting protein 2B-like isoform X1 codes for MPEPAEMSGPEVAKTPGGGAPGKEGKEPVANGHSEGESNPFAEYMWMENEEEYNRQVEEELLEQEFLERCFQEMLDEEDQDWFIPARDLPSVGQIQQQLNGLSVNDGNQEDIVRKSSLNPEAKEFVPGVKY; via the exons ATGCCAG AGCCAGCTGAGATGAGTGGGCCAGAGGTCGCCAAGACGCCGGGGGGTGGGGCTCCAGGGAAGGAGGGCAAAGAGCCGGTGGCCAATGGGCATTCAGAGGGCGAGTCCAACCCCTTTGCCGAGTACATGTGGATGGAGAACGAGGAAGAGTACAATCGGCAG gtggaggaggagctgcTGGAGCAGGAGTTCCTGGAGCGCTGTTTCCAGGAGATGCTGGACGAGGAGGACCAGGACTGGTTCATCCCGGCGAGGGACCTCCCGTCGGTGGGCCAGATCCAGCAGCAGCTCAACGGTCTGTCGGTCAACGACGGCAACCAGGAGGACATCGTG CGCAAGAGCAGCTTGAACCCCGAGGCGAAGGAGTTTGTCCCGGGAGTGAAATATTAG
- the LOC121690231 gene encoding polyadenylate-binding protein-interacting protein 2B-like isoform X2 yields MSGPEVAKTPGGGAPGKEGKEPVANGHSEGESNPFAEYMWMENEEEYNRQVEEELLEQEFLERCFQEMLDEEDQDWFIPARDLPSVGQIQQQLNGLSVNDGNQEDIVRKSSLNPEAKEFVPGVKY; encoded by the exons ATGAGTGGGCCAGAGGTCGCCAAGACGCCGGGGGGTGGGGCTCCAGGGAAGGAGGGCAAAGAGCCGGTGGCCAATGGGCATTCAGAGGGCGAGTCCAACCCCTTTGCCGAGTACATGTGGATGGAGAACGAGGAAGAGTACAATCGGCAG gtggaggaggagctgcTGGAGCAGGAGTTCCTGGAGCGCTGTTTCCAGGAGATGCTGGACGAGGAGGACCAGGACTGGTTCATCCCGGCGAGGGACCTCCCGTCGGTGGGCCAGATCCAGCAGCAGCTCAACGGTCTGTCGGTCAACGACGGCAACCAGGAGGACATCGTG CGCAAGAGCAGCTTGAACCCCGAGGCGAAGGAGTTTGTCCCGGGAGTGAAATATTAG